A genomic segment from Candidatus Zixiibacteriota bacterium encodes:
- a CDS encoding metallophosphoesterase yields the protein MSFFLVVILVLSLMYGYVGWRFIVPAAFSTPVNILVWGLLIVLLVLPFMPVVFRFNNIEGEWTNIIAWIGYLSFGFFTLLFAIVFLRDVAYALITIVQKTVEFSSHLIGAGAASAKAIDPLRRALVMNSVNAGLLAVTGGLMAYGMYEALRKPAIVELTIPIKNLPKDLEGLRIVQITDIHVSQTIRRPFVQYVVETVNSLKPDLVALTGDLVDGSVEQLGHDTAPLADLKAPHGMFFITGNHEYYSGVEQWVEETARLGFTVLLNEHRIVQRGEGQLILAGVTDYSGGQFSPSHLSDPHKAITGAPVNLPRILLAHQPKSIFESSKAGYDYVISGHTHGGQYEPYHFLTRMSQPYLSGLHDFNGTRIYVSRGTGYWGPQIRIGARSEITVHTLVGA from the coding sequence ATGTCATTTTTCCTTGTCGTCATATTGGTATTGAGCCTGATGTACGGCTATGTTGGCTGGCGTTTTATAGTCCCGGCAGCGTTCAGTACACCGGTAAACATCCTCGTGTGGGGATTGCTGATTGTCCTGCTTGTGCTGCCGTTCATGCCGGTTGTCTTCCGTTTCAACAATATCGAGGGCGAATGGACCAACATCATCGCCTGGATCGGTTACCTCAGTTTCGGATTCTTCACTCTATTGTTCGCGATAGTATTTCTTCGCGATGTCGCCTACGCCCTGATTACCATCGTCCAGAAGACAGTTGAGTTCTCCTCTCACCTGATCGGCGCGGGAGCTGCCTCGGCCAAAGCGATCGATCCTTTGCGAAGAGCGCTGGTTATGAATTCTGTCAATGCCGGGCTGCTGGCGGTGACCGGTGGTCTTATGGCCTACGGAATGTATGAAGCCCTTCGCAAACCGGCTATTGTCGAGTTGACAATTCCTATTAAGAATCTGCCGAAAGACCTCGAGGGTCTGCGTATCGTTCAAATAACCGACATCCACGTCAGCCAGACTATCAGACGGCCCTTCGTCCAGTATGTGGTCGAGACTGTCAACAGCCTGAAACCCGATCTGGTTGCATTGACGGGTGACCTGGTGGATGGTTCGGTCGAGCAGCTCGGGCACGATACTGCCCCGCTGGCTGATTTGAAAGCGCCGCACGGGATGTTTTTCATCACCGGCAATCATGAATACTATTCCGGAGTGGAGCAATGGGTGGAGGAAACGGCCCGGCTGGGCTTTACGGTTTTGCTCAATGAGCACAGGATTGTCCAAAGGGGAGAGGGGCAGCTTATACTGGCCGGCGTTACCGATTACTCCGGCGGGCAATTCAGTCCCAGTCATTTATCGGATCCGCACAAAGCGATAACCGGCGCTCCGGTTAATCTGCCGCGAATTCTTCTGGCCCACCAGCCGAAGAGTATCTTCGAATCCTCGAAAGCCGGATACGACTATGTCATCTCCGGCCACACTCACGGCGGACAGTACGAGCCGTATCACTTCCTGACTCGAATGAGCCAGCCGTACCTGTCGGGTCTTCACGACTTCAACGGCACTCGCATTTACGTAAGCCGTGGAACCGGCTACTGGGGCCCGCAAATTCGGATCGGGGCCCGCTCCGAAATCACCGTCCACACCCTCGTCGGAGCATAG
- a CDS encoding 4Fe-4S binding protein, whose product MGHMAGKDLYRKLGRKIDGLTLRAPWSDKLYNILKELYTQEEVQLVVKMPYGISDFDKIQRVTKYEPGRLRNLLDNLTEKGLVMDIWMNGSYRYIISPLVVGIFEFTMMRTRGELDYKEWAGLFNDYLQDGGKFMAANFGRGQQVGPLRALPYEDSIDDSDYVEVLDYEKASAIIDSQDKFAIGICSCRHEKLHAGQKKCEAPLETCSTLGPTIEYMVRHGFAREVSKTEMKENLARSKEMKLVLCADNTKSNVSFICHCCGCCCNVLLGISQFGYPNAVVTSSFIARCDEDTCIECGDCVEGCPINAITNGVDSSPKIDESVCMGCGVCALTCSSGALKLVKREQRVLHPEDTFERVILQCLERGTLQNLFFDEPDRFSHKFLRGVVGGFLKLPPVKKSLMSDTLRSRFLHTLRS is encoded by the coding sequence ATGGGACATATGGCAGGTAAAGATCTATATCGCAAGCTGGGTCGGAAAATCGACGGCCTGACTCTTCGCGCCCCCTGGAGTGATAAACTTTACAATATCCTCAAGGAGCTTTATACGCAGGAGGAAGTGCAGCTGGTCGTAAAGATGCCTTACGGGATATCGGATTTCGACAAGATTCAACGGGTGACCAAATACGAACCGGGCAGACTGCGAAACCTCCTTGACAATCTGACCGAAAAAGGGCTGGTAATGGATATCTGGATGAACGGGAGCTACCGTTACATTATCTCGCCTTTGGTAGTGGGGATATTCGAGTTTACCATGATGCGTACTCGCGGCGAGCTGGATTATAAGGAATGGGCCGGGCTTTTTAACGATTACTTACAGGATGGCGGCAAGTTCATGGCCGCAAACTTTGGTCGCGGCCAGCAGGTCGGACCTCTCCGGGCCCTTCCTTACGAAGACAGCATAGATGATTCGGACTATGTTGAGGTGCTCGATTATGAGAAAGCCTCGGCTATAATCGACAGCCAGGATAAGTTCGCGATCGGTATCTGCTCGTGCCGGCACGAGAAGCTCCACGCCGGGCAGAAAAAATGCGAGGCCCCTCTGGAGACCTGTTCGACACTTGGCCCGACAATCGAATACATGGTACGTCACGGTTTCGCGCGCGAGGTTTCGAAAACGGAGATGAAAGAGAACCTGGCTCGTTCGAAGGAGATGAAGCTGGTTCTGTGCGCGGATAACACCAAAAGCAATGTGTCGTTTATCTGTCATTGCTGCGGGTGCTGCTGCAACGTGCTCCTGGGAATAAGTCAATTCGGATATCCCAATGCGGTCGTGACCTCTTCTTTTATCGCCCGTTGCGATGAAGATACCTGTATCGAGTGCGGTGACTGCGTGGAGGGTTGTCCGATAAACGCCATAACGAACGGCGTCGATTCCTCCCCGAAAATCGATGAATCGGTCTGCATGGGATGCGGCGTCTGCGCACTGACCTGCAGCAGCGGCGCGCTCAAGCTGGTGAAACGCGAACAGAGGGTCCTGCACCCCGAGGATACTTTCGAAAGAGTGATTCTACAGTGTCTCGAAAGAGGGACACTGCAGAACCTGTTTTTCGATGAGCCGGATCGATTTTCCCACAAGTTCTTGCGCGGGGTCGTAGGTGGCTTTCTGAAACTTCCGCCGGTGAAGAAATCGCTGATGAGTGATACCCTGCGTTCGAGATTTCTTCACACGCTCAGAAGCTGA
- a CDS encoding isoprenylcysteine carboxylmethyltransferase family protein has protein sequence MLERKAHHDRDDLAGEHEFGDAGQVLLLVVFLVVWIGDSFIRHYTDFLARWVPVYGRITAGALILILSGYIAKSGLSIVFDDTRVHTGVIREGIFGRVRHPVYLGSLLFYLGLTVITFSIASAVVLLLAIVFYSYIASYEERLLIEKFGDEYRKYRGEVPRWFPLWKK, from the coding sequence ATGCTTGAACGCAAGGCTCATCACGACCGGGATGACCTGGCCGGTGAACACGAATTCGGCGATGCCGGTCAGGTCTTGTTGCTGGTCGTTTTCCTCGTAGTGTGGATAGGTGATTCTTTTATCCGGCATTATACCGATTTCCTTGCGCGGTGGGTCCCTGTCTACGGGCGCATCACGGCGGGAGCACTCATCCTGATTCTCTCCGGCTACATCGCGAAATCCGGACTGAGCATTGTCTTCGATGACACACGGGTCCACACGGGCGTTATCCGGGAGGGCATCTTCGGGCGGGTGCGGCACCCGGTCTATCTCGGATCGCTGCTTTTTTATCTCGGGCTGACGGTGATTACCTTTTCAATCGCCTCGGCGGTAGTACTTCTGTTGGCAATAGTGTTTTACAGCTACATTGCGAGCTATGAAGAGCGGCTGCTGATCGAGAAGTTCGGCGATGAGTACCGCAAGTACCGGGGCGAGGTACCCCGATGGTTTCCGCTATGGAAAAAGTGA
- a CDS encoding RNA-binding protein — translation MNIYIGNLSFDTTEEQLRQAFEGYGEVSSVNIIKDKYTGEPRGFAFVEMSSKDAATSAINGLNGQDMNGRTLNVNEARPRADKGPRSGGGGGGRGGSRGGNRGGW, via the coding sequence ATGAATATCTACATCGGCAACCTGTCGTTCGATACGACAGAAGAGCAGTTACGTCAGGCCTTCGAAGGCTATGGCGAAGTATCAAGCGTGAACATTATCAAGGACAAATATACCGGCGAACCGAGAGGCTTTGCTTTCGTAGAGATGTCCAGCAAGGACGCAGCGACGTCGGCTATCAATGGCCTCAATGGTCAGGATATGAACGGCCGCACGCTCAACGTCAACGAAGCTCGTCCGCGCGCCGACAAAGGCCCGCGTAGCGGCGGTGGCGGTGGCGGTCGTGGCGGAAGCCGCGGCGGCAACCGCGGTGGCTGGTAA
- a CDS encoding helix-turn-helix transcriptional regulator, with protein sequence MPIQINLDVMLARRKMSLTELSARIGISMTNLSLLKTGKVKGVRFSTLEAICKELECQPGDIVEYIPEFV encoded by the coding sequence ATGCCTATTCAGATAAACTTGGATGTCATGTTGGCAAGACGAAAAATGTCACTGACCGAGTTGAGTGCCAGAATCGGGATTTCAATGACCAACCTGTCGCTTCTGAAAACCGGTAAGGTCAAGGGTGTGAGATTCAGCACCCTTGAGGCAATTTGTAAAGAACTGGAGTGCCAGCCCGGCGATATCGTAGAATACATCCCCGAGTTCGTATGA
- a CDS encoding pitrilysin family protein gives MRVVVLICCLVLFLPLAALSADWHIQHLDNGLKVMILENHQVPQVNISTTIRVGAKNESEYFDGATHFLEHLILFRGTQEMTGEELGDAMKSHGAYFNGYTSSDWTDFVISLPGENLDFALKIHADMLFRSNFPAAEMDKERQAILEEINISEDRPFSTAYRSSLSALYGKHPYSKNVLGTKENVSSIPRDSIYAYYKRYYAPNNMTMVIVGDVAPESTTELVKQYFGGFPEGTVPKDNYAEPPKRGEVVAQEIKKDVGQAYLMMSTIGPDIASSDQFTCDIMAALLGTGESSRLFKKLKDELGLVYSVGFSFYTSKYEGMLFSFATLDPSNLASVEETINEVLNEVRENGFTEQELQKAKNYIKTSHYTSLERGLDLADKYTQYDAMYSHEFVTAYPDNIEKVTLAELNAAAQKYLNTDSYVKTTVVPK, from the coding sequence ATGCGAGTAGTGGTCCTGATTTGCTGTCTGGTGTTGTTTTTGCCGCTCGCGGCCCTCTCGGCCGACTGGCACATTCAACATCTTGACAACGGTCTAAAAGTCATGATTTTGGAGAACCATCAGGTTCCGCAGGTCAATATCTCAACAACCATCAGAGTCGGCGCCAAGAACGAGTCGGAATATTTTGACGGCGCCACGCATTTCCTCGAGCACCTGATACTCTTTCGCGGCACCCAAGAGATGACCGGTGAGGAGCTTGGCGACGCGATGAAGAGTCACGGCGCTTATTTCAACGGCTACACTTCATCGGATTGGACCGATTTCGTGATCTCTCTTCCCGGCGAAAATCTCGATTTCGCGCTGAAGATTCACGCCGACATGCTCTTCCGCTCCAATTTCCCGGCCGCCGAGATGGATAAGGAACGGCAGGCCATTTTGGAGGAAATAAATATTTCCGAAGACAGGCCCTTCTCAACAGCCTACCGGTCATCTTTGTCGGCGCTTTACGGCAAACATCCTTACTCGAAGAACGTGCTGGGCACGAAAGAAAACGTAAGCAGCATTCCGCGCGATTCCATTTACGCCTACTACAAGCGCTACTACGCGCCCAACAATATGACGATGGTCATAGTGGGTGATGTCGCTCCTGAGTCGACGACGGAGTTGGTGAAACAGTATTTCGGCGGTTTCCCGGAGGGAACGGTGCCGAAGGATAATTATGCCGAACCTCCGAAGAGAGGCGAGGTGGTCGCTCAGGAAATCAAAAAGGATGTCGGACAGGCTTACCTGATGATGAGCACAATCGGTCCGGATATAGCAAGTTCCGACCAGTTCACCTGCGACATCATGGCGGCCCTTCTGGGGACCGGCGAATCGAGTCGCCTTTTCAAGAAACTGAAAGATGAGCTCGGTCTGGTTTACAGCGTGGGCTTCTCGTTCTATACCAGCAAGTATGAAGGCATGCTGTTTTCCTTCGCCACCCTGGATCCATCGAACCTGGCATCGGTCGAAGAAACGATCAACGAAGTACTCAACGAGGTGCGCGAAAACGGCTTCACCGAGCAGGAGCTTCAGAAAGCCAAGAACTATATCAAGACCAGTCACTACACCTCGCTGGAGCGCGGTCTTGATCTCGCGGACAAGTACACGCAGTACGACGCCATGTACAGCCACGAATTCGTGACAGCCTACCCTGACAATATTGAGAAAGTGACGCTGGCCGAACTCAACGCGGCGGCTCAGAAGTATCTTAACACCGACTCATATGTCAAAACGACGGTGGTGCCCAAATGA